CGCCATAGGGGCGAGGATTGGATGGTTGTCCGGATTCCCCGCGTTTCACACGGGGCTACTCACGTTGCTCCCTTTCAGGGAGCGCTTCATCGCCCCCAAACCGCTCAGATTCACAGCAAAAGGGATGCCTCAAGTGTCCCCATGCTACTTCAGCGCTTCCTTGGCGGCGTAGAAGTCGCGGGAGAATGAGAGCGAGTTGAAGACATCTGGGTCGATGAGGGGCTTCTCATGGACGATGCTGGGCCCGAACTCGGAGGTGCAGCGGTGGTCCGTGCCAACGAAGAGCCTGGAGGGTGTGTAGCAGAATATCACTGCCCCAACGTCATTTTGTGCCGAAGTAGAAGTTTGCGCTCCTTCCATCGTCAGCGGGGGGCATAACGGGGGTAGCACAAGGTGTGAACTTAGGGGATCGGACCACCGCCCAAGTCCCCGCGGTCCTGAGGGAGTCGGAGAGGCTGTGGATTTGACTCGAACAATGAGAGATAATCATGGCGTTCAGCAACGCTCAAGAGCTGACGGCCTTGTGCCGCAATCTGGCCGGCAGATCGGTTCTTAGTTGTGGAAATGACATATTTGATCGGATACTCAAGAAGAACGAGAAGGAGAGCGAGGTCGAGCAGGTGTGGTGAGGCGTAAACACGAGACCAATGCTGTTCCGAGGGAAGGCCGGCTGGGACCGCAGACTGCTGAATCTTTATTCAGCCGGTGTTTATGTAGGGCGTGCCACGCGCTCTGCTGTGTCCTATCGAAGGGTCTTTTCAGAGCCGAGGTTGCTGGCGTAGAGAACCTTCCGGCTAGGGGAAGGGTGATCCTTGCCTCGAATCACAGGAGCTACGCCGACCCTCCTCTTCTTGTTGGGTCAATGGTCTTTAGGCCCGTCCATTTCGCGGCGAAGGCGGAGCTTTTCAGAAGTCGTTTCTTTGGCTGGCTGATTCGGAACTTGAATGCCTTCCCTGTAAGGCGCTGGGGCGCCGACAGAGAGATGCTCAGGCGGGCGCTGGCAGTTCTTGAGGCAGACGGAGCGCTACTTATGTTTCCGGAAGGCACGAGGAGCAAGACCAACGAGCTGCTGCCGCCGATGTCGGGTATTGGGCTCATCGCCGAGAGAAGCCAAGCGCCGGTTGTCCCGATATACATCCACAACAGTTGGCGCATTTTGCCGCCGGGCTCGTCGATGATAAGGCCTTACAAGCTTTACGTATGTTTTGGGAAACCAATCCCGCCGCCTAATTGTCCAGAGGGGAAGGCGCGCTCTCAGCTTCACGCGGAGTTCGCCGAGCGCGTTATGGCTGAGATTAAGTGCTTGCGGGCAGACCTTTTAAGAAGACTTGGGCAGAACAAAGAGCGCCTTCAGGACGGGGCGATGTCATGAGAGACGTGCCTGACGGGATTCGGCGAACCCCCATCGAGGGTGGCCGGTTCGACATATTCTGCGTGGAGGATGCGGGGTTTTGCTTTGGCGTGGAGCGAGCGGTCAGGCTGGCCAAGGATGCCGCCGCCCGGTTCGGGAAGGTATTCTCGCTAGGCCCGCTTATTCATAACAGAGACGTAGTTGAGGCGCTCCGTTCAGAGGGCATCCATGTTGCCGAGACCCTCGACGAGGTGAATGGAGAGGTCATCATCGCGCGCTCGCACGGTCTCCCGCCAGAGCTCGCTGAGGGTGCCAAGCGCCGGGGCATGAATATAATTGATGGGACTTGCCCATTTGTCAAAAAAGCTCAAGAAAATGCTGCTTTATTGCGCACAGAGGGTTATCACATAGTAATCGTCGGGAACGCCAAGCATCCGGAAGTCAAGGCCCTGCTTGGATTCTCCGGCGAAAACTCACAGGTTGTAGGCAGCGATTCTCAGATCAAGCTTCCCGACGGCGTCCAGAAAGTGGGTGTGATCGCACAGACAACCGAACAAATAAAGGTCTTCTCGCGGGTCGTTGCCACCGTTGCCGCCGAAGCCAAAGTGGTCCGCGTGTTCAACACGGTTTGTGACGCGGTGCTGTCGCGGCGGGCTAACACCCTCAAGCTCGCCGAGCTCTGCAATGTAGTAATCGTAGTTGGCGGCAGACACAGCGCAAACACAAAGCAGCTGGCAGCGGTTTCTCGGCATCATGGAACCAAGACGCACCACATAGAGCGACCTGAAGAGATCGAGGCGGCGTGGTTCCACGGCAAGAAGAGCGTCGGCGTTACGGTCGGCGCCTCAACCCCGGTTTGGATTACCTCGTCCGTGGTTGAGCGGCTCAAAGAGCTCTCGCTACGGGTTGAATCTGAGGGCAAGCATCGGCGATAGGCTGTAAGCTCACGGTTCGGGCCTAGTGATTAGTAAGCCTGTTGGCCGATCGGCCGGCACCTTTTTTGTCTAACGTTATTGGGCAAGCAGTCGTCAGTTGAGGAGCTGGTCCCCAGTTTTTAGCGGCTGCGATGCATTCTCTCCCATTGGCATTTGCTTTGCGCTGGTGTCAGGCGGAAAAATCTTCCCGATCTTTGGAGATGATCGGCTATTCTGACCGCACTCCCTTCTGACCTATAACGGCCGCCAAGCGGCACTCCCAGCCCCGTCAGCTCGATTGTTGCTCAAGTTGGCACGCTGTCTGCTTGAACAAAGGGGTGCCATGAACTGGAGTAATTGGCTAATTGAGATTGAATGTTTTGGATTTAACCTCTTGGTGGGCGAATGAGCATGAAGTGCAAGGTGCTTGAGGACCGGAGAGGACTATTGGGTCGGAAGAATTTTCCTTTGCATTGTTGGAGAGAGCTATGGAGATAGCAGACAATCCTATTCTCAACATTCTGGGCCGAGCTCTGGACGTTTCCTCAAGGCGGGCAAGCCTCGTAGCGAGCAATGTGGCCAACGTTGACACGCCCGGCTACAAGGCCAGGACCTTCGATTTTGGCGCGGCCTTGGCAGCATGTTCCGAGAGGTGTGCCGAGATGCAGCCAGTGCAAACCGATCCCAGGCACATGTCCCAAGGCGCGGGCAGAGAGCTTCCGATCGACGTTCAGGAGACTGACGCGCCTTGCCGACTGGATGGCAACAGCGTGAATATCGAGCAGGAGATGGCGGACCTGCTCCAATCAGAGCTGATGTTCTCAGTGTCATCCAAGCTGGTAGCCAAGAAGATCGAGATGCTTAAGACCGCAATTTCATAAGGGGAAGACGCAATGAGTTTCTTTGACATTCTGA
This window of the bacterium genome carries:
- a CDS encoding lysophospholipid acyltransferase family protein, whose product is MRRKHETNAVPREGRLGPQTAESLFSRCLCRACHALCCVLSKGLFRAEVAGVENLPARGRVILASNHRSYADPPLLVGSMVFRPVHFAAKAELFRSRFFGWLIRNLNAFPVRRWGADREMLRRALAVLEADGALLMFPEGTRSKTNELLPPMSGIGLIAERSQAPVVPIYIHNSWRILPPGSSMIRPYKLYVCFGKPIPPPNCPEGKARSQLHAEFAERVMAEIKCLRADLLRRLGQNKERLQDGAMS
- the ispH gene encoding 4-hydroxy-3-methylbut-2-enyl diphosphate reductase; protein product: MRDVPDGIRRTPIEGGRFDIFCVEDAGFCFGVERAVRLAKDAAARFGKVFSLGPLIHNRDVVEALRSEGIHVAETLDEVNGEVIIARSHGLPPELAEGAKRRGMNIIDGTCPFVKKAQENAALLRTEGYHIVIVGNAKHPEVKALLGFSGENSQVVGSDSQIKLPDGVQKVGVIAQTTEQIKVFSRVVATVAAEAKVVRVFNTVCDAVLSRRANTLKLAELCNVVIVVGGRHSANTKQLAAVSRHHGTKTHHIERPEEIEAAWFHGKKSVGVTVGASTPVWITSSVVERLKELSLRVESEGKHRR
- the flgB gene encoding flagellar basal body rod protein FlgB — encoded protein: MEIADNPILNILGRALDVSSRRASLVASNVANVDTPGYKARTFDFGAALAACSERCAEMQPVQTDPRHMSQGAGRELPIDVQETDAPCRLDGNSVNIEQEMADLLQSELMFSVSSKLVAKKIEMLKTAIS